Proteins encoded within one genomic window of Pseudorasbora parva isolate DD20220531a chromosome 3, ASM2467924v1, whole genome shotgun sequence:
- the LOC137070710 gene encoding uncharacterized protein — translation MMDQSDTDSRHVLHEPTVRPRRSVRLPSYLSDFELTDHQPRFQSRQRVDSSPEMSDDSELLGAAAPKLAHSSIEYRASMQSKQPLIEWSPSSEYEQQRAHTYPVPELSSEVLVEFQQLRKETDELRRRSSEQIRKLEERNEALEAQLSLLAVSDRSSHHPQSTSSPVPQPRVRTQQITTDNRPIPLPRFKLSQRMSENTAESFRQDRLHDLERRLQQLERTSQLTSSRPTPRQTFHQTPHDRGEDSRSGYSSNRVRLPPSQETTYRGPAPTIPNFCKSDPREFSRLRIALENILPADATERFKYQILVDHLKLEEALLIADSYCNSSFPFSETMEALNQQYGQPHQLALQRIAELMDGPNVSHGDVRAFRMFALKVRSLVSMLQQLGNKGYMELECGSHVSRLLCKLPHDLQTSFRRSVHPQQVPIPTLLDLSTWLEFELQVQEDSTRFYPLASKPLPIHKRGPQRDSRQPVKATSIFLGTEKEISDPLVKVPDPKPRDRKVFCPYCDAQDHYLNGCASFQRLNRDQKVQWIQSHKRCWRCGRAHQAAQCNLRTLCKSCNRRHLNVLHEVNDRGFVKTPERPTIGPSESCLVNTTTETLYLDRPTDSRRVLLKICKVLLRNGNHCLETYALLDDGSERTILLHSAAQQLELTGRPEELVLRTVRQDLHKLRGASVTFTVSPASQPKTSFRIHQAFTAETLGLAEHTYPVEELQRKFHHLQGLQLPHVQSVQPLLLIGSDYPALITPVEPVRLGPPNGPAAIKTRLGWTLQGPTQEIKHRLPSQQCLFTATSDSYTDLYRQVEKLWQLDVLPYRSEKLITRSKQDHEAISLLESKTIRVPVDGVARYATPLLRVKDMPLLQASADTTLPCLRGIERRLARDAAQAEAYQVEMNKLKEAGYARVIPPGQVDQAEEAWYIPHHMTQHNDKKRVVFNCSFQHGGKNLNQLLLPGPTLGPSLLSVLLRFREHAVALSSDIRGMFHQVRLLPEDRPLLRFLWRDLNREKSPQVYEWQVLPFGTTCSPCCATFALQKHVIDHSHLNEDVRYSIEKSFYVDNFLQSFCSQDEASALASKLRDLLATGGFDLRQWASNIPQVLDHIPAEAKSSSLMLLLTQGQPDTQESALGLQWQCNSDTLAYKYRPIKCSAPTMRHIYKVLASQYDPLGYIIPYTTRAKVLVQRLWDKKRDWDDPHLPEELLQAWLTWEQELPNLQRISLPRCYVTSELDNPQSIRDIHIFCDASERAYGSVAYLRTLSPQGDVEISFLTARSRVSPKKQQSIPRLELCAALTGAQLAKLLKAELSIPLFQVTLWSDSTTVLAWIQAESCRFKVFIGTRVAEIQDMTDPKDWRYVDSKSNSADDITRGKTLAELAKPSRWCKGPPFLLLPPDQWPQSPPIRLPANDVELKQGIFCGLTVPVTDPALPDSDQFESYNQLLTSTARVLHGAANGTDTLTAEDYRKAELALLHQAQTESFPVEIAHLKSGKPLPLSSRLLCLAPEYDSNTHLIRVGGRLRRTDQLDEFTIHPIVLEPKHPLSRLIIKDFDETLHHPGPERVFAEMRRKYWILRGREAIRQHQRNCLGCRQWRGQPSIPRMADLPPSRLRLLQPAFYSTGVDCFGPYFIKIGRRQEKRWGIIFKCLTTRSVYLDLLYQMDTDSFLMALRRFISRRGKPFEIISDQGTNFRGGVRALQEDFAELQPSLQEQLASHQISFKFNPPGAAHFGGCWEREIRSLKSALCSTIGDQIVTEEVLRTVLVEIEGILNAKPLGYTSSDVADPDPVTPNMLLMGRHDSSLPQVVYPESELLSKRRWRHSQLLADHFWRRFLRNYLPELQVRQKWHRESENLKPGTVVMIVDHQLPRALWPVGQVTKVFPGEDGRARTAEVEVKKKTYLRPITRLISLPALPD, via the coding sequence ATGATGGATCAAAGTGATACAGATTCAAGACATGTCCTTCATGAGCCCACCGTCAGACCTAGACGATCGGTGCGACTCCCTAGCTACCTTTCGGACTTCGAACTCACTGATCATCAACCGAGGTTCCAATCAAGACAGAGAGTAGATTCTTCCCCTGAGATGAGTGATGATTCAGAACTGTTAGGAGCAGCTGCACCCAAGTTAGCCCACTCCTCCATCGAGTATAGAGCCAGCATGCAGTCCAAGCAGCCTCTGATAGAGTGGAGTCCCAGTAGTGAGTACGAACAACAGCGAGCACATACTTACCCAGTCCCAGAGCTGTCATCAGAAGTTCTAGTAGAGTTCCAGCAGTTACGTAAAGAGACAGATGAACTGCGACGTCGTTCCTCTGAACAGATAAGGAAACTGGAGGAGCGGAATGAGGCCCTGGAAGCACAGTTGAGCTTACTTGCAGTGAGTGATAGATCCAGTCACCATCCACAGAGCACATCTTCCCCTGTTCCTCAACCTCGCGTCCGTACTCAGCAGATCACTACAGATAACAGGCCCATCCCTCTGCCAAGATTCAAACTTTCTCAGAGAATGAGTGAAAACACAGCTGAATCATTCAGACAAGATCGCCTGCATGACTTAGAAAGGAGACTTCAGCAGCTGGAGAGAACATCACAGCTTACTAGTTCTCGACCCACCCCGCGTCAGACTTTCCATCAGACACCTCATGACAGAGGCGAGGATAGCAGAAGTGGCTACAGCTCGAACAGAGTACGTCTTCCTCCCAGTCAAGAGACCACCTATAGGGGACCAGCTCCCACCATCCCAAACTTTTGTAAGTCAGATCCTAGAGAGTTTTCGCGGCTGCGCATAGCTCTGGAGAACATCCTGCCAGCAGACGCTACAGAGAGATTCAAATACCAAATTCTCGTCGATCACCTGAAGTTAGAGGAGGCATTGCTGATTGCTGACTCTTATTGCAACTCATCATTCCCCTTCTCAGAGACTATGGAGGCGCTTAACCAACAGTATGGACAACCCCACCAGTTGGCCCTTCAGAGAATAGCTGAGCTTATGGATGGTCCGAATGTCAGTCATGGTGATGTGAGAGCCTTCAGGATGTTCGCATTGAAAGTTCGCTCACTAGTGAGTATGCTTCAGCAACTGGGAAATAAAGGATACATGGAACTTGAGTGCGGTTCCCATGTATCAAGGCTGTTGTGTAAGCTTCCGCATGATCTACAAACTAGTTTTCGACGGTCTGTCCATCCACAACAAGTTCCCATTCCAACCTTGCTAGACCTATCAACATGGTTAGAGTTTGAGCTGCAGGTTCAAGAAGATAGCACCAGGTTCTATCCATTAGCAAGCAAGCCTCTACCCATTCACAAGAGGGGACCTCAGAGAGACTCGAGACAGCCAGTCAAGGCCACAAGTATCTTCCTTGGCACAGAGAAAGAAATTAGCGATCCGCTAGTTAAAGTTCCCGACCCCAAGCCCAGAGACAGGAAGGTGTTCTGCCCATACTGCGATGCTCAAGACCACTACCTGAATGGGTGTGCTAGTTTCCAGAGACTGAATAGAGATCAGAAAGTGCAGTGGATCCAATCACACAAGAGATGTTGGCGTTGTGGAAGAGCCCATCAAGCCGCACAATGTAACCTCAGGACACTTTGCAAGAGTTGTAATCGCCGACACCTTAACGTCCTTCATGAGGTTAATGATAGAGGCTTTGTGAAGACACCAGAGAGACCTACGATCGGACCTTCCGAAAGTTGTTTGGTAAACACGACCACAGAGACATTGTACCTAGATCGTCCCACTGACAGCCGGCGTGTTTTGTTGAAGATCTGTAAAGTGCTGTTGAGAAATGGAAATCACTGTCTAGAGACTTATGCCCTCTTAGATGATGGTTCCGAACGTACCATCCTCCTTCATTCTGCAGCACAGCAACTCGAATTAACTGGTCGGCCAGAAGAGCTTGTATTACGCACAGTAAGACAAGACCTCCACAAGCTGCGAGGTGCATCAGTGACCTTCACAGTGTCGCCAGCTTCTCAACCTAAGACCTCATTCAGGATCCATCAAGCCTTTACTGCAGAGACTCTGGGATTAGCTGAGCATACATACCCAGTAGAGGAGTTACAACGTAAATTCCACCATCTACAAGGTCTACAGTTACCGCATGTTCAATCCGTCCAACCACTCCTCCTTATAGGGTCGGATTACCCTGCTCTTATCACTCCAGTAGAACCAGTCCGTCTCGGCCCGCCTAATGGCCCTGCTGCCATCAAGACCCGACTAGGTTGGACACTTCAAGGTCCAACTCAAGAGATCAAACATCGCCTTCCTAGCCAACAGTGCCTCTTCACAGCTACATCAGACTCCTATACTGACCTGTACAGACAAGTTGAGAAATTGTGGCAATTGGACGTGCTCCCTTACCGCAGTGAGAAACTCATTACACGCTCAAAGCAAGACCACGAAGCCATTTCACTGCTCGAGTCCAAGACTATCAGAGTTCCCGTAGATGGAGTCGCCAGGTATGCCACACCCTTATTAAGAGTTAAAGATATGCCTCTCCTGCAAGCCTCAGCAGATACCACTCTGCCTTGTCTCAGAGGAATAGAGCGGCGATTAGCCAGGGACGCAGCACAAGCAGAAGCTTATCAAGTGGAGATGAACAAGTTGAAGGAGGCAGGATATGCACGGGTGATACCTCCAGGCCAAGTGGATCAAGCTGAGGAGGCATGGTACATCCCTCACCACATGACACAACATAATGACAAGAAAAGAGTTGTATTCAACTGTTCGTTCCAACATGGAGGGAAGAATCTCAACCAATTGCTTCTCCCTGGTCCCACACTGGGCCCTTCCCTGTTGTCTGTACTCCTGAGGTTCCGTGAACATGCTGTCGCATTGAGTAGCGATATCCGAGGCATGTTTCATCAGGTGCGCTTGCTACCAGAAGACCGCCCACTGCTACGATTCCTATGGAGGGACCTAAACAGAGAGAAGTCCCCACAAGTGTATGAGTGGCAAGTTCTCCCCTTTGGGACGACGTGCAGCCCTTGCTGTGCGACCTTTGCGCTCCAGAAGCATGTCATCGACCATAGTCACCTAAACGAAGATGTCAGATACAGTATAGAGAAGTCATTCTATGTAGATAACTTCCTTCAGAGTTTCTGCTCCCAAGATGAGGCCAGTGCACTGGCATCCAAGCTACGAGATCTCCTAGCCACAGGAGGGTTCGATCTGAGACAATGGGCCAGTAACATTCCCCAAGTACTTGATCACATCCCAGCAGAAGCCAAGTCAAGTAGCCTGATGTTGTTGCTGACCCAAGGACAACCAGACACTCAGGAGTCTGCACTCGGACTACAATGGCAATGTAACTCAGATACCCTGGCCTACAAATATCGTCCCATTAAATGCTCTGCCCCTACTATGCGACATATATACAAGGTTCTAGCCAGTCAGTATGACCCCTTGGGGTACATCATTCCGTATACCACGAGAGCAAAAGTCCTGGTCCAGCGTCTTTGGGACAAGAAAAGGGATTGGGATGACCCTCACCTTCCAGAAGAGTTGCTCCAAGCTTGGCTAACATGGGAGCAAGAGTTACCAAATCTTCAGCGCATCTCCCTTCCCAGATGTTACGTCACATCAGAGTTGGATAACCCACAGAGTATCAGAGACATACACATATtctgtgatgcgtctgagcgagCCTACGGCTCAGTAGCCTACCTCCGCACCCTCAGCCCTCAAGGTGATGTGGAGATATCTTTCTTGACTGCCCGTTCCAGAGTTTCCCCTAAGAAACAACAGTCTATCCCTCGCCTTGAGTTGTGCGCAGCTCTGACCGGAGCCCAACTCGCCAAGTTGTTGAAGGCAGAACTCAGTATCCCTCTGTTTCAGGTCACGCTCTGGTCCGACTCCACTACCGTGCTGGCATGGATCCAAGCTGAATCCTGCCGATTTAAAGTCTTCATTGGCACGAGGGTAGCAGAGATACAGGATATGACAGACCCCAAAGATTGGCGTTACGTTGATTCTAAGTCTAATTCAGCTGACGACATCACGAGGGGTAAGACGTTAGCAGAGTTAGCGAAGCCGAGTCGATGGTGTAAGGGACCACCTTTCCTCCTCCTACCCCCAGATCAGTGGCCTCAGAGTCCCCCCATACGGCTCCCTGCTAATGATGTAGAGCTGAAACAAGGCATATTTTGTGGACTCACAGTTCCTGTCACCGATCCGGCCTTACCTGATAGCGACCAGTTTGAGTCCTATAACCAACTACTCACATCCACAGCCAGAGTCTTACACGGGGCGGCTAACGGTACGGACACTCTAACAGCTGAGGATTATAGAAAAGCAGAACTTGCCCTCCTTCATCAAGCACAGACCGAAAGCTTTCCAGTAGAGATTGCTCATCTGAAATCTGGTAAACCTCTACCTCTAAGCAGTCGTCTCCTGTGCCTTGCTCCAGAGTACGATAGCAATACACACCTCATCAGAGTCGGTGGCCGTCTCCGACGTACAGATCAACTCGACGAATTCACTATTCACCCCATAGTTTTGGAGCCTAAACATCCCCTGAGCAGACTAATCATCAAGGACTTTGATGAAACTTTACACCATCCAGGACCGGAAAGGGTGTTCGCAGAAATGCGTCGTAAATACTGGATACTGAGAGGTCGAGAAGCTATTCGTCAACACCAGAGAAATTGCTTGGGGTGTAGACAATGGAGAGGTCAACCCAGCATTCCCAGGATGGCCGATCTCCCTCCTTCACGACTGCGTTTGCTGCAGCCCGCTTTCTACTCTACGGGAGTTGATTGTTTCGGCCCTTACTTCATCAAGATAGGTCGCAGACAAGAGAAACGATGGGGGATCATTTTTAAATGCCTGACAACAAGATCTGTATACCTTGACCTGCTCTATCAGATGGACACTGATTCATTCTTAATGGCTCTTCGAAGATTCATCTCCCGCAGAGGCAAGCCATTTGAGATCATATCAGACCAAGGTACAAACTTCCGAGGTGGTGTGAGAGCTTTACAAGAGGATTTTGCTGAGCTCCAGCCATCGCTACAGGAGCAATTAGCCAGCCACCAGATCAGTTTCAAGTTCAACCCCCCAGGTGCTGCACACTTCGGAGGCTGTTGGGAAAGAGAGATAAGATCCCTGAAGTCAGCCCTCTGTTCTACTATAGGGGATCAGATTGTCACAGAAGAAGTCCTACGTACCGTGCTAGTGGAAATCGAAGGAATTCTCAATGCAAAGCCCCTAGGATATACATCCTCAGATGTAGCAGATCCTGACCCTGTTACTCCCAACATGCTGCTCATGGGGCGGCATGACTCATCCTTGCCTCAAGTAGTATACCCTGAGTCAGAGTTGCTGAGCAAACGTAGGTGGAGACATAGCCAGCTTTTAGCAGACCACTTCTGGAGACGCTTTCTCCGTAACTATCTCCCAGAACTGCAAGTCCGCCAGAAGTGGCACAGAGAGAGCGAGAACTTAAAACCTGGTACAGTTGTCATGATTGTTGATCATCAGTTACCCAGAGCTCTATGGCCAGTTGGACAAGTAACTAAAGTCTTTCCTGGAGAAGATGGGAGAGCAAGAACGGCAGAGGTAGAAGTCAAGAAGAAAACTTATCTTCGTCCCATCACCCGTCTGATCAGCCTCCCAGCCCTACCAGACTGA